From a region of the Tursiops truncatus isolate mTurTru1 chromosome 2, mTurTru1.mat.Y, whole genome shotgun sequence genome:
- the INTS14 gene encoding integrator complex subunit 14 isoform X1 yields MPTVVVMDVSLSMTRPVSIEGSEEYQRKHLAAHGLTMLFEHMATNYKLEFTALVVFSSLWELMVPFTRDYNTLQEALSNMDDYDKTCLESALVGVCNIVQQEWGGAIPCQVVLVTDGCLGIGRGSLRHSLATHSQRSESNRFPLPFPFPSKLYIMCMANLEELQSTDSLDCLERLIDLNNGEGQIFTIDGPLCLKNVQSMFGKLIDLAYTPFHAVLKCGHLTADVQVFPRPEPFIVDEEIDPIPKVINTDLEIVGFIDIADISSPPVLSRHLVLPIALNKEGDEVGTGITDDNEDENSANQIAGKIPNFCVLLHGSLKVEGMVAIVQLGPEWHGMLYSQADSKKKSNLMMSLFEPGPEPLPWLGKMAQLGPISDAKENPYGEDDNKSPFPLQPKNKRSYAQNVTVWIKPSGLQTDVQKILRNARKLPEKTQTFYKELNRLRKAALAFGFLDLLKGVADMLERECTLLPDTAHPDAAFQLTHAAQQLKLASTGTSEYAGYDHNITPLQTDFSGSSAERM; encoded by the exons ATGCCTACGGTGGTGGTAATGGACGTATCCCTTTCCATGACCCGACCTGTGTCTATCGAGGGGTCCGAGGAATATCAGCGCAAGCACCTGGCAGCCCATGGTTTGACAATGCTGTTTGAACACATGGCCACAAATTACAAGCTTGAGTTTACAGCCCTGGTGGTTTTTTCATCACTCTGGGAATTGATGGTTCCCTTCACAAGAGATTATAACACCCTACAG GAAGCACTAAGTAATATGGATGATTATGATAAAACCTGCTTGGAGTCTGCATTAGTTGGTGTTTGCAATATCGTTCAGCAAGAATGGGGTGGTGCAATTCCTTGTCAG GTTGTTCTGGTGACAGATGGCTGTCTTGGCATTGGTAGAGGGTCACTGCGGCACTCCCTAGCTACTCACAGCCAACGCAGTGAGAGCAACAGGTTCCCACTaccttttcctttcccatctaAGTTATATATCATGTGCATGGCAAATCTGGAGGAG CTTCAGAGCACTGATTCCTTGGATTGCCTTGAACGTCTTATAGATTTAAACAATGGTGAAGGGCAGATTTTTACTATTGATGGCCCCCTGTGCTTGAAAAATGTACAGTCTATGTTTGG AAAACTGATAGATCTGGCATATACACCTTTCCATGCTGTTCTCAAGTGTGGCCACCTAACCGCTGATGTGCAAGTCTTCCCCAGGCCAGAACCTTTTAttgtagatgaggaaatcgaTCCTATCCCTAAAGTCATTAACACAG atttggaaatAGTGGGATTTATTGATATAGCTGATATTTCAAGTCCCCCTGTTCTGTCCAGACATCTGGTTCTACCTATAGCACTTAACAAAG AAGGTGATGAGGTGGGTACTGGTATAACGGATGACAACGAAGATGAAAATTCAGCCAATCAGATTGCAGGCAAAATACCCAACTTTTGTGTCCTGCTCCATGGCAGCCTAAAAGTGGAAGGAATGGTGGCGATAGTTCAATTAGG TCCTGAATGGCACGGAATGCTCTACTCCCAAGCTGACAGCAAGAAGAAATCAAACCTCATGATGTCTCTCTTTGAGCCTGGCCCAGAACCTCTTCCATGGCTAGGGAAAATGGCACAGTTGGGTCCTATTTCAG atgctAAAGAAAACCCTTATGGTGAGGATGATAATAAGAGCCCATTCCCCCTGCAGCCCAAAAACAAACGCAGTTATGCCCAGAATGTGACCGTGTGGATCAAACCCAGTGGCCTGCAG ACAGATGTACAGAAGATTTTAAGAAATGCAAGGAAACTACCTGAAAAAACACAGACATTCTATAAG GAGCTGAACCGTTTACGAAAGGCTGCCTTGGCCTTTGGTTTCCTGGACCTGCTCAAAGGGGTGGCTGACATGCTAGAAAGGGAGTGCACGCTGCTGCCTGACACAGCTCACCCCGATGCTGCGTTCCAGCTGACTCACGCCGCCCAGCAACTCAAGCTGGCCAGTACTGGCACCTCTGAGTACGCCGGGTACGACCACAACATCACACCTTTGCAGACAGACTTCTCTGGGAGCAGCGCTGAAAGAATGTGA
- the INTS14 gene encoding integrator complex subunit 14 isoform X2, translated as MPTVVVMDVSLSMTRPVSIEGSEEYQRKHLAAHGLTMLFEHMATNYKLEFTALVVFSSLWELMVPFTRDYNTLQEALSNMDDYDKTCLESALVGVCNIVQQEWGGAIPCQLQSTDSLDCLERLIDLNNGEGQIFTIDGPLCLKNVQSMFGKLIDLAYTPFHAVLKCGHLTADVQVFPRPEPFIVDEEIDPIPKVINTDLEIVGFIDIADISSPPVLSRHLVLPIALNKEGDEVGTGITDDNEDENSANQIAGKIPNFCVLLHGSLKVEGMVAIVQLGPEWHGMLYSQADSKKKSNLMMSLFEPGPEPLPWLGKMAQLGPISDAKENPYGEDDNKSPFPLQPKNKRSYAQNVTVWIKPSGLQTDVQKILRNARKLPEKTQTFYKELNRLRKAALAFGFLDLLKGVADMLERECTLLPDTAHPDAAFQLTHAAQQLKLASTGTSEYAGYDHNITPLQTDFSGSSAERM; from the exons ATGCCTACGGTGGTGGTAATGGACGTATCCCTTTCCATGACCCGACCTGTGTCTATCGAGGGGTCCGAGGAATATCAGCGCAAGCACCTGGCAGCCCATGGTTTGACAATGCTGTTTGAACACATGGCCACAAATTACAAGCTTGAGTTTACAGCCCTGGTGGTTTTTTCATCACTCTGGGAATTGATGGTTCCCTTCACAAGAGATTATAACACCCTACAG GAAGCACTAAGTAATATGGATGATTATGATAAAACCTGCTTGGAGTCTGCATTAGTTGGTGTTTGCAATATCGTTCAGCAAGAATGGGGTGGTGCAATTCCTTGTCAG CTTCAGAGCACTGATTCCTTGGATTGCCTTGAACGTCTTATAGATTTAAACAATGGTGAAGGGCAGATTTTTACTATTGATGGCCCCCTGTGCTTGAAAAATGTACAGTCTATGTTTGG AAAACTGATAGATCTGGCATATACACCTTTCCATGCTGTTCTCAAGTGTGGCCACCTAACCGCTGATGTGCAAGTCTTCCCCAGGCCAGAACCTTTTAttgtagatgaggaaatcgaTCCTATCCCTAAAGTCATTAACACAG atttggaaatAGTGGGATTTATTGATATAGCTGATATTTCAAGTCCCCCTGTTCTGTCCAGACATCTGGTTCTACCTATAGCACTTAACAAAG AAGGTGATGAGGTGGGTACTGGTATAACGGATGACAACGAAGATGAAAATTCAGCCAATCAGATTGCAGGCAAAATACCCAACTTTTGTGTCCTGCTCCATGGCAGCCTAAAAGTGGAAGGAATGGTGGCGATAGTTCAATTAGG TCCTGAATGGCACGGAATGCTCTACTCCCAAGCTGACAGCAAGAAGAAATCAAACCTCATGATGTCTCTCTTTGAGCCTGGCCCAGAACCTCTTCCATGGCTAGGGAAAATGGCACAGTTGGGTCCTATTTCAG atgctAAAGAAAACCCTTATGGTGAGGATGATAATAAGAGCCCATTCCCCCTGCAGCCCAAAAACAAACGCAGTTATGCCCAGAATGTGACCGTGTGGATCAAACCCAGTGGCCTGCAG ACAGATGTACAGAAGATTTTAAGAAATGCAAGGAAACTACCTGAAAAAACACAGACATTCTATAAG GAGCTGAACCGTTTACGAAAGGCTGCCTTGGCCTTTGGTTTCCTGGACCTGCTCAAAGGGGTGGCTGACATGCTAGAAAGGGAGTGCACGCTGCTGCCTGACACAGCTCACCCCGATGCTGCGTTCCAGCTGACTCACGCCGCCCAGCAACTCAAGCTGGCCAGTACTGGCACCTCTGAGTACGCCGGGTACGACCACAACATCACACCTTTGCAGACAGACTTCTCTGGGAGCAGCGCTGAAAGAATGTGA